TGGAGGAAGATTTTCTGTATATTGGTTCAACGATGATGAATACATTTACATGGCCTTGAAAGGTCAAACTTCAGGGTGGGTATCTATAGGGTTTGAACGTACTCTAGCAATTAGAGATGCAGACATGATTTTTGGTTTAGTAAGTAGAGGAATCCCGACAGTCCTCGATCAATAGTCTACTGGAGATTTTGGACCTCATCCATCAGATCAGTAACTTGGTGGTACAAATGATCTAATCGAAACTAGCGGTAGTGAGGCAAGCGGATTTACAATTATAGAATTCAAACGCAAACTTGATACTGGAAACGGATACGATAAATCATTTACTAAAAGCCAAAATATAACTATAATATGAGGTATAGGATCTTCGGATTCGATTAATGTCCCACATTCACTAAGAGGTGTCGGTAGTATAAAGTTAGATTAAATTATTATTTTTTTATTTTTATTGGTCAGCTCTAAATAATCTTCTCTAATGGGAAAGAATGCATCTATAATGTTACAATCTGTCAATGCTATACCAGAATGATTTATATTAGGTGGAACTATTGCTACATCTCCTTGTTTCATTATTCTTTTTTCATTTCCAACTTTGAACTCAAATTCTCCTCCAAGCATAGTTGCAACTTGTTCATGTAAATGAAAATGGTCAGGAAATATAGCTCCTGCTTGAATCTTCCAGTAAGCAAATGTCATGTTTTTTGAATGAATAAATTTGACTTTGATTTTTGGTAAGATATCTATTTCTTCAATTTCTTCAAGATTATTAAACGACATAATAACACCTATCTAAGATATGGATTTTTGTTAATAAGATTTGCGTAATTAGATATATCTTTTAGTCATGACTTTTATCCATTTGAAGTGGAGGATTAGGTGTATTAGCACAAAGATTCCCATTAAGATACCGGCCCTATCATGAATAAAATTGAGCCAGAAAGTCTGAAGATAAATTCCTATTCTAGCAAATAAAAGTAAAGACTCTTTAAATTTTAAAATACCAGTAATTAAACTAATGAAGAAAGTTAATCCCATGCCAATGTCAATAAAATAATTTAAATCTGATTTTTTCATCTAATCGCCCATTTTGCATTTCCCTTGATATAAAATATAAATAGTTTGCTAATATATATAGTTAAGGAGATACATTAAACAATTATTTCTTAATTTTAAAATAAAAAATAAAGGCGATCACAATTAGGGTAAACCATACCAAATTAGAGAAATACCAAGCCTCAATTATTTGAAAAGTAGTATAGGTTATGTATGTGATTAAAATACCCAATAAATTTAATATTACTCCCAAAATTAAATAAATTTTTGATATCTTTCTTTCATGAACTAAATTTTTATTAGATTTCAAATAATGATAAATTGAATAAGCTCCCGGAAAATAAGAGATAATTGCTGAACGAATAAATAAGTAGGATACTAAAATTAATATTTCTAATGAAATCATATAATCAATAATTATTGGCTTTAATAGTTTAAATTTTTATAGGGAGTTATAAAAAAATTTTTCGATATACACTTTTTATTAGTATTGACTCTTTAAGAACATCGTCGTGAAATCTTTTGAAACGGAGTTAAGGATTCTATCTTATCTATTACTTCAATTCCTTGTTGTGACTAAAGGTAATAATACTATATGAATCAAAAGAGTATCTTTAATCTGTATGAAGGTCGGAAGAATTCTTCTTATTTTTTTTAAAATCCTCAAATATACTAAAATCAAATAGAAATTGACAAAAGGCCATAATGTGAAATCAAGAAAAGGGATACGATGGAACAATAATGAAGAAGACTACGATTGTGAAATTCAAGCACTACATAATTTGCATAAAATAACAGAGACTAAAAAGAAAGTAAATCCAAGGAAAATTAAAATAACAAAGAAAGAAGGAGTTTCGAGTTTTCTAAAATATAGAAAAGCTTTGAAAGAGATCCAAAAGTAAAGCAGCTAAAGGTAAAAGCAGAACCTAAACCAAAGGAAATAAAAGAATGGCTAGAAGAAGATAAACCAACTGGTAAAACACAAAATGTTGCAATTATCCCTACGAAAGAGAAAAATTATAGATATGGCCACTTATCTCTGGCATACAAGACAGAGGGAGATGAAATTAGAATTGCAAACTTGGTAGATGAAAAGTCAAGTTCTAAAGTCCATATCAGAAAATTAAATAATAAAAAGAATAAGTTAAAACGTGCTTATTTCTTAAACGTAAAAAGAAAACAAAAGAATTAATTTTTGAGATACATCTTCTTGATTAAAACTGCTTCCTTTGGAACATCATCATGAAATCCTTTAGATATAGTAGGTACTAATTTAATTTTATCTATTACTTCAGTTCCTTTTACTACTTTACCAAAGACGGCATAACCAAATCCTTGTGGAGTTGTATTAACGTGGTCAAGGAAAGAGTTATCTGCAACATTAATAAAAAACTGAGAAGTTGCACTGTCAACTATATTAGTTCTTGCCATAGCTATTGTATATTTATTATTCTTAAGGCCATTTGTTGCTTCATTTTTTATAGGGGCTTTAGTTTTTTTCTCATTCATATTAGTATCTAGTCCACCACCCTGTATCATGAAATCATCTATTACTCTGTGAAAAATCAAGCCATCATAAAAGCCATCTTTAACGTACTCTATAAAATTTTCAACTGTTATTGGTGCTTTTTCCTCATCTAGTTCGATTTCAAAATCCCCATAAGAGGTCTCAAATACAACTATTTTTGGCATAATATCACCTAATTGATTTAATAACAATTTATTTAAAAGGGTAGTGATATTTAATTAAAACGTCAATAATCGTGGATATTATGATAGATGAATATCACAAGAAGATAATTAAAGAAGAATTTGCTAAACAATCTTCAACTTTAGAATCCTCCAACATCTTTACAGATGCTGAGATAACAGAAAAAATAAAAAAAGCTTTAGAGGTCAACAATCAAATGACTGTTCTTGACCTAGGCTGCGGACCGGGTATTTTAACTTCTTGTATTGCGCCTTTTTCCAAGACAATAATTGGTTTTGATATAACACCAGAGATGACTGCTAAGGCAAAATTAAGATGTAGTACTAGCAAAAATGCAGTTTTCTTGATAGGTGATGCCGAATGCCTTCCCTTTAAAGATAACTCATTTGATAGAATAGTGACTAGACTAACTTTACATCATTTTATGAGTATTGAAAGAGTATTGTCAGAGATGTACAGAGTATTAAAAGTTGGTGGAAAGGCTATTATTGTAGATATAATCTCATCAGAAAAAAAGAGTGAAGCTGAAATACATAATGCCCTTGAGAAGATACGGGATCCTTCTCATGTTAAGATGCTACCAAAGAGTGAATTATTATCTCTGACTAAAAATTCAGGATTTACTATAATCTCAGAAGATGCTTGGGTAAAACAAAGGTATTTTGATGAATGGATACATATAACTTCGAAAAATGAACTCTCTTATTCTTTGGGCATAATAATGAAAGTTCTTGCCATTTCAGGGGTCAGTGCAGGAATAGATTTAGAAGTCGAAAAATCAATAATTAAGTTTAACCATAATTGGATTATGATTACGAGTATAAAGTAAAAAAACTTATTAAAGCATACTCAAAAGTATTTTCATGAAACGTCTTGGCATTATATTATGCGAAGTCTTTGAAGAAGAGATGTTGCATTTATTACAAATAAATGAGGTTTTTGATAAGATAATAATAGTAGATAATGAATCATCCAAATACTTTCAACACGGACTTGAAAAAAATTTCCGCCGGAAAAAGTTAAAATTGCAAGGGAATTATGCTCAGTCCGTTTTTTGAAACGAGAACACCCTTTAGAAATTGTCCTTTATATCTTACCTTTTTATCTTCATACAAGCCCTAAAGAGATTAAAAACCAAGTTGTGAATGCCTCAAAAGAAATAGAAAAACATATTGACAAACTTATACTTTTTTATGGCCTCTGCGGTAATTCCCTTACAGATATAAAAAATCTTCTTAAAATTAATAGACTAAGGGTTCCTGCAACTATATTACTAGATGAAAAAAAGAAATTGTTGATGATTGTATATGCGCCTTATTAGGTTCAAGAGAAGAATATGCAAATGAGATATATAAGGAAGGCTGGACATGGTTTATGACAATAGGTTGGTCCAGACACTGGGATAAAATAGCTAAAGAAAGAGCTGAAATGTTAGGTCCCGAATATATGGAAGAACTTGCGAGAAAGTTAGGAATAGAAAACTTGATGGGCTAGAGAATCTTAAATTAATTTTTGATCATACAAAATACAAAAGACTTTTAGCTTTAGAATTGGGTTTTGAAAATAGTGAAGAATATAAAGATAAATGCGAAGAGTTTGCTTCTTGCTTAAATCTGAATCTTTGTTACAAAAAAGGATCTATAAAATTGCTAGAAGATACTATAAATGAATCTTTAAAAAATCTTTAATTAATTAAAGATAAATCCAAAAATCATAGCAAACATTACCACTACCATAAAAGCTGAGCTTAGCATTGGTGTTTTAGTTTTAGTAAATTTATATGAAGAGTATATCCCAAAAGGTATTGTTAGTAAAATAGAAATTCCAACTTGAACAGGCAATATTCTACCCATGAATAATATGGTGATAAAATACATCAAGAATACTAGGCTATAAAATAAAAAATGTGTTTTGTTCCCCAACTTAACTACAAGCGTATTCTTGCCAACAAATTTATCAGCAATTCTGTCCGCCCAATGAACCCCTAACAGATTCACGAATACTGATAGAAATATGGGTATTAGACTCAATATTGAATTAGTCGTTATGATGCCAGTTTGTGCAGTGTACCCCATTAATGTCATGAAAAAACCACCTAAAATTGCATTGTCGACCTCACCTAAACTTTTTCTTTCTAACGAAAACGGAGGCATTGAATAAATCCAGCCGCCAACAAGTGCAGGGAACACAATCCAAAGAATATTAGGTGTGAAAATACCAAAAAATATTGATAAAAAAGAAATCAATAATGTGGCGATAAGAAATATAATTGCAGAATAAATAGCCCACTTTATTGGGATAATTCCTGAAGGTAATACTCCACTGCCTCCAGAGTAAAGAGTCCTTCTAGTTAGGCTATCTGTGTCAACATCGGCATATTCATCTGCATAGTGCCCCATCAAAGTTCCGGTTGTAAGGACTATGAGTCCGATGATTGCTTTAGTAAGATCTAAAACTTTAAATTCATGATAAGCCATTGATAAGCCAACGAGATAGGCTATTAACCCAGCAATTAATACAAAAGGTCTTCCCATCTTTAATAATGCAAA
This sequence is a window from Methanofastidiosum sp.. Protein-coding genes within it:
- a CDS encoding DUF1638 domain-containing protein, coding for MVDDCICALLGSREEYANEIYKEGWTWFMTIGWSRHWDKIAKERAEMLGPEYMEELARKLGIENLMG
- a CDS encoding DUF1638 domain-containing protein, with amino-acid sequence MYGRTCEKVRNRKLDGLENLKLIFDHTKYKRLLALELGFENSEEYKDKCEEFASCLNLNLCYKKGSIKLLEDTINESLKNL
- a CDS encoding prenyltransferase — protein: MLLSKQQIFALLKMGRPFVLIAGLIAYLVGLSMAYHEFKVLDLTKAIIGLIVLTTGTLMGHYADEYADVDTDSLTRRTLYSGGSGVLPSGIIPIKWAIYSAIIFLIATLLISFLSIFFGIFTPNILWIVFPALVGGWIYSMPPFSLERKSLGEVDNAILGGFFMTLMGYTAQTGIITTNSILSLIPIFLSVFVNLLGVHWADRIADKFVGKNTLVVKLGNKTHFLFYSLVFLMYFITILFMGRILPVQVGISILLTIPFGIYSSYKFTKTKTPMLSSAFMVVVMFAMIFGFIFN
- a CDS encoding cupin domain-containing protein, with the protein product MSFNNLEEIEEIDILPKIKVKFIHSKNMTFAYWKIQAGAIFPDHFHLHEQVATMLGGEFEFKVGNEKRIMKQGDVAIVPPNINHSGIALTDCNIIDAFFPIREDYLELTNKNKKIII
- a CDS encoding peptidyl-prolyl cis-trans isomerase, which gives rise to MVVFETSYGDFEIELDEEKAPITVENFIEYVKDGFYDGLIFHRVIDDFMIQGGGLDTNMNEKKTKAPIKNEATNGLKNNKYTIAMARTNIVDSATSQFFINVADNSFLDHVNTTPQGFGYAVFGKVVKGTEVIDKIKLVPTISKGFHDDVPKEAVLIKKMYLKN
- a CDS encoding class I SAM-dependent methyltransferase is translated as MIDEYHKKIIKEEFAKQSSTLESSNIFTDAEITEKIKKALEVNNQMTVLDLGCGPGILTSCIAPFSKTIIGFDITPEMTAKAKLRCSTSKNAVFLIGDAECLPFKDNSFDRIVTRLTLHHFMSIERVLSEMYRVLKVGGKAIIVDIISSEKKSEAEIHNALEKIRDPSHVKMLPKSELLSLTKNSGFTIISEDAWVKQRYFDEWIHITSKNELSYSLGIIMKVLAISGVSAGIDLEVEKSIIKFNHNWIMITSIK
- a CDS encoding DUF1638 domain-containing protein translates to MKREHPLEIVLYILPFYLHTSPKEIKNQVVNASKEIEKHIDKLILFYGLCGNSLTDIKNLLKINRLRVPATILLDEKKKLLMIVYAPY